From a single bacterium genomic region:
- a CDS encoding HIRAN domain-containing protein, with amino-acid sequence MKSKLPHLKIPVVRYYLVHLYTEFSLQSSPFTNIFASFAQTEYSQLFLTEVSTFQQKETKKTHRFNSKSSLPLDQFETVDTFTIELDNQSFLEMVVLEYKDLPGDSVLADLSEELIESFEIIYLFAKGAIYPGIHRLEMLIDSGITAMVPVREFLSRVLPDKLKINILAEYQLMNFDEKPEDYIDFNLIWFLGKMDLPSVDKFLQEEELRQEQEPFLENAEEEKDSPEQPIDDSSEPWKEDDEAEFSESESEPDPVDRTIKIELENELKKFYLAEMRFFTRVVGVRHYDINLDDLSESSRVMLVPEPGNPHDPFAVSVQTAEGKMIGYLKKELSEIMYDEIRKGVLYRATVAKVLPEMLDSNSRVNLMIEKVMYHFN; translated from the coding sequence ATGAAATCTAAGCTGCCCCACCTAAAAATTCCCGTCGTTCGTTATTATCTGGTGCATCTTTATACTGAATTTTCTTTACAATCTTCCCCCTTTACTAACATTTTTGCCTCTTTTGCTCAAACCGAATATTCGCAGCTTTTTCTGACGGAAGTGTCTACTTTCCAGCAGAAAGAAACGAAAAAAACGCATCGGTTTAACAGCAAGTCCAGTTTGCCGCTGGATCAATTTGAGACCGTCGATACGTTTACGATTGAATTGGATAACCAGTCTTTTCTTGAAATGGTCGTATTGGAATATAAAGATCTTCCGGGCGATTCGGTTTTGGCCGACTTATCGGAGGAATTGATTGAATCGTTTGAGATCATTTATTTATTCGCCAAAGGCGCGATTTATCCCGGTATTCATCGGCTTGAAATGCTGATCGATAGTGGCATTACGGCGATGGTTCCGGTGCGTGAATTTTTATCCCGCGTTCTCCCGGACAAACTGAAAATCAATATTCTGGCTGAATACCAGTTAATGAATTTTGATGAAAAGCCTGAAGACTATATCGATTTCAATCTCATCTGGTTTTTAGGCAAAATGGATTTGCCCAGCGTTGATAAATTTTTGCAGGAAGAAGAATTAAGGCAGGAACAGGAGCCATTTCTCGAAAATGCAGAGGAGGAAAAGGATTCTCCGGAACAGCCGATCGACGATTCTTCCGAACCATGGAAGGAAGACGACGAAGCGGAGTTTTCTGAAAGCGAATCGGAACCCGATCCTGTTGATCGCACGATCAAAATCGAGTTGGAAAACGAACTTAAAAAATTCTATCTCGCCGAAATGCGTTTTTTTACACGCGTAGTTGGAGTTCGGCATTATGATATTAATCTAGACGATTTATCCGAAAGCTCACGCGTGATGCTCGTTCCGGAGCCCGGCAATCCGCACGATCCTTTTGCCGTATCGGTTCAAACCGCCGAAGGCAAGATGATCGGATACCTCAAAAAAGAACTTTCCGAAATCATGTACGACGAAATCCGTAAAGGCGTTTTATACCGCGCCACGGTAGCGAAAGTGCTGCCGGAGATGCTCGATTCCAATTCGCGCGTCAACCTGATGATCGAAAAAGTCATGTATCATTTTAATTGA
- the glsA gene encoding glutaminase A — translation MQDILLNAVEYARTFIRRGKVATYIPELAKANPDHLGVCVHMADGQTYTAGDVTVPFTIQSISKIFSLTYVINHFGQKKLLNHVGLEPSGNPFYSLVQLEYEDGKPRNPFINAGAIAVTSLIEGSTAPEKFNHLLEFVKKISNHSDLSMDETVYRSEYQTSHRNRAVGHFMKHFDKIDGDVDAAVDAYFRQCSIVMTCEQLAQACVFLANDGKSSSSDQIVTTTDTVKFVNAMMTMCGLYDGSGAFASRVGLPGKSGVGGGIVAIVPGEMAIAVFGPALDEKGNSLGGIKILENLSHDLSLSVFG, via the coding sequence ATGCAAGACATTTTATTGAATGCGGTTGAATATGCCCGGACTTTTATCCGTCGTGGAAAAGTGGCCACGTATATTCCTGAATTAGCCAAAGCGAATCCGGATCATTTGGGCGTTTGTGTACACATGGCTGACGGGCAAACGTATACGGCCGGCGACGTGACGGTCCCGTTTACCATTCAAAGCATTTCAAAAATTTTTTCGTTGACGTATGTGATCAACCACTTTGGACAGAAAAAATTATTGAATCACGTTGGTCTCGAACCGAGCGGCAATCCTTTTTATTCACTGGTACAATTGGAATACGAAGATGGAAAGCCGAGAAATCCTTTTATTAACGCCGGCGCCATAGCCGTAACAAGCCTGATCGAGGGTTCAACGGCGCCAGAAAAATTTAATCATTTGCTCGAATTTGTAAAAAAAATTTCAAACCATTCGGATCTTTCGATGGACGAAACTGTTTACCGCTCGGAATATCAGACCAGTCATCGTAACCGTGCGGTCGGACATTTTATGAAGCATTTCGACAAAATCGACGGTGACGTCGATGCGGCTGTTGATGCATACTTCCGGCAATGTTCGATCGTGATGACGTGTGAGCAGTTGGCACAAGCGTGTGTGTTCCTTGCCAACGACGGCAAAAGCAGCAGTTCCGATCAAATCGTTACGACGACGGATACGGTAAAATTTGTTAATGCTATGATGACAATGTGCGGCCTTTATGACGGGTCGGGAGCTTTTGCAAGCCGCGTCGGTTTGCCGGGAAAAAGCGGCGTTGGCGGCGGTATTGTAGCGATCGTTCCGGGTGAAATGGCCATAGCGGTGTTCGGACCGGCACTCGACGAAAAAGGAAACAGTCTCGGCGGCATTAAAATTCTCGAAAATCTATCGCATGATTTAAGTTTATCCGTTTTCGGATAA
- a CDS encoding MBL fold metallo-hydrolase, whose amino-acid sequence MKFQSIGGAKHIGANSHFLQLDRIGMLLDAGMHPVRYGYESLPSFDHVRDHLIDAILVTHCHLDHIGALPMAIKNFPHSRIFMTYASSFLYSTLLHNTVTVMKLLKEEKDILEYPLYSHEDVDLVSYIVQGMKFDKSFKIYGHENTHDGIEGKWYPAGHTLGAGGLYLHGREGRVFYTGDTSASNQFLIRGAINPKDPVDVLISECTLGANEEAESIKRKQEVQSLIKILNETFDKKGSVLIPAFALGKTQEMLWLVNNLKQRKLIPDADIYVSGMGRAIARIYDLTIEYSHRVDDQYFFDDVEFNVIDQQDILSHGLWLKRPSVIIASSGMMHENTPSYWLAYKMMREQQHTICFVGYTSPDSAAHVVAHSKKHESITLPGLTEPVPRNCRIERVHFSGHSTRQEILKMIQDINPKKLVLVHGGNDTALEWMQEQVKDWNAKTEVFLPEIGETVKL is encoded by the coding sequence ATGAAATTTCAATCTATCGGCGGCGCAAAACATATCGGAGCCAACTCACATTTTCTTCAGCTTGATCGCATCGGAATGTTACTTGACGCCGGGATGCATCCCGTTCGTTATGGTTATGAATCTCTTCCTTCATTCGATCATGTTCGCGATCACCTGATTGATGCGATTCTGGTTACCCACTGTCATCTTGATCATATAGGCGCCTTGCCGATGGCCATTAAAAATTTTCCGCATTCACGCATTTTCATGACGTATGCTTCGAGTTTTCTGTATTCCACGTTGTTGCATAATACCGTGACGGTCATGAAGCTGCTCAAAGAAGAAAAAGACATTCTTGAATATCCGCTATATTCTCATGAAGATGTTGATCTTGTTTCATACATCGTGCAAGGAATGAAATTTGACAAATCTTTTAAAATTTACGGCCACGAAAACACGCATGACGGGATCGAAGGAAAATGGTATCCGGCCGGGCATACGCTTGGAGCGGGAGGATTGTATTTGCATGGGCGCGAAGGACGCGTTTTTTATACCGGTGACACATCAGCGTCCAATCAATTTTTAATTCGTGGAGCGATCAACCCGAAAGATCCGGTTGACGTACTGATCTCGGAATGCACGCTTGGCGCCAATGAAGAAGCGGAGTCCATCAAACGAAAACAGGAAGTTCAGTCGCTAATAAAAATTCTTAATGAAACATTCGATAAAAAAGGTTCCGTATTGATCCCGGCGTTTGCACTGGGAAAAACGCAGGAAATGCTTTGGCTGGTCAATAATTTGAAACAACGAAAGCTTATTCCTGACGCCGATATTTATGTTTCAGGAATGGGACGCGCTATTGCACGGATTTATGATTTGACGATTGAGTACAGTCATCGTGTCGACGACCAATATTTTTTCGATGATGTAGAATTTAATGTGATCGATCAACAAGACATTTTGTCTCACGGGTTATGGCTGAAGAGGCCTTCGGTTATTATTGCAAGTTCAGGCATGATGCACGAGAACACGCCATCCTATTGGCTCGCTTATAAGATGATGCGTGAACAGCAGCACACGATTTGTTTTGTTGGATATACCAGTCCGGATTCTGCCGCGCATGTCGTTGCTCATAGTAAAAAACACGAATCAATCACTTTACCAGGACTCACCGAACCGGTACCGAGAAATTGCCGGATTGAACGCGTGCACTTCAGCGGGCATTCTACCCGACAGGAAATCTTAAAAATGATTCAGGATATCAATCCGAAGAAATTAGTGCTGGTGCATGGTGGAAATGATACGGCTTTGGAATGGATGCAAGAACAAGTAAAAGATTGGAATGCTAAAACTGAAGTGTTTTTACCGGAAATTGGGGAAACTGTGAAATTATGA
- a CDS encoding RluA family pseudouridine synthase has product MRRTQIIVAANQRTERLDAFLSRQIENISRSRVQQLIDLHMILVNKKVVAKSYKIRPKDVIDVTLPLPEKVEAQAEDIPIKIIYEDNDILIVNKSAGMVVHPAFSNYTGTLVNALLHHIKDLSGINGELRPGIVHRIDKDTSGLLLVAKHDKAHRYLSSLFRAHKIDREYWAIVWGKLKHKKGKIEGAIGRSTKDRKKFAVTSDGKHAVTHYEVIDAYDFLSLIRLHLETGRTHQIRVHMAHLGHPVFGDKTYGGDNVNLSGAEKKKRQMAENLLSLMPRQALHAKTLGFMHPTTRKHVSFDSELPEDFKNTLKKLK; this is encoded by the coding sequence ATGCGTAGAACTCAAATCATCGTAGCGGCGAACCAGCGAACGGAACGTTTGGATGCTTTTCTCTCGCGGCAAATTGAGAATATTTCACGCTCTCGCGTGCAGCAATTGATCGACTTGCACATGATCCTTGTCAACAAAAAGGTTGTAGCTAAATCGTATAAGATCCGGCCAAAAGATGTGATCGATGTGACCTTGCCGCTTCCTGAAAAAGTAGAAGCACAAGCGGAGGATATTCCAATAAAAATAATTTATGAAGACAACGATATTTTGATTGTGAACAAATCGGCCGGCATGGTCGTGCATCCGGCGTTTTCGAATTATACCGGAACGTTGGTGAATGCGCTGCTGCATCACATTAAAGATTTGTCGGGAATAAATGGTGAGTTGCGGCCGGGCATCGTTCATCGCATTGACAAAGACACAAGCGGATTGCTGCTGGTGGCCAAACACGATAAAGCCCATCGCTATTTAAGCAGTTTATTTCGTGCGCATAAAATCGATCGGGAATATTGGGCAATTGTCTGGGGAAAATTAAAACACAAAAAAGGAAAGATTGAAGGCGCTATCGGACGGAGCACCAAAGACCGAAAAAAATTTGCGGTAACTTCAGATGGCAAACACGCGGTTACGCATTATGAAGTTATCGATGCATATGATTTTTTGAGTTTAATCCGTTTACATCTGGAAACAGGCCGGACGCATCAGATCAGAGTTCACATGGCTCATCTCGGACATCCGGTTTTTGGCGATAAAACGTACGGCGGTGATAATGTAAATTTATCCGGCGCAGAAAAAAAGAAACGGCAAATGGCTGAGAATCTTTTATCATTGATGCCGCGCCAGGCTTTGCATGCAAAAACATTAGGATTCATGCATCCCACGACGCGTAAACATGTATCGTTCGATTCGGAATTGCCGGAAGATTTCAAAAATACTCTTAAAAAGTTGAAATAA
- a CDS encoding DinB family protein produces MYNVSKNLLQVLNEARPKLLAITELQASEKLYNDKWSIKEILGHLIDSAANNHQRFVRMQEVKDLGEFRYTQEHWVKAQHYKDKQWEDIINTWYYYNHHLAHVIAHIDKTKLNNTCDMGYPSPATLQFIAEDYVRHLQHHLNQIFSGADPRQREKWTTQLR; encoded by the coding sequence ATGTACAACGTTTCAAAAAATTTATTACAAGTCTTGAATGAAGCCAGACCAAAACTGCTGGCGATAACTGAATTACAAGCATCTGAAAAGCTTTACAACGACAAATGGTCGATTAAAGAAATTTTGGGACATTTGATCGATTCGGCAGCTAATAATCACCAACGGTTTGTCCGCATGCAGGAAGTTAAAGATTTAGGAGAATTTCGATATACTCAAGAACATTGGGTCAAAGCTCAGCACTATAAAGACAAACAATGGGAAGACATTATTAATACCTGGTATTACTATAACCATCATCTTGCACATGTAATCGCTCATATTGACAAAACCAAATTAAATAACACATGCGATATGGGATATCCGTCGCCGGCGACATTGCAATTCATCGCTGAAGATTATGTTCGTCATTTGCAACACCATTTGAATCAGATATTTTCAGGAGCCGATCCGAGACAGAGAGAAAAGTGGACAACACAATTACGATAG